One window of Candidatus Nitrospira kreftii genomic DNA carries:
- a CDS encoding hypothetical protein (conserved protein of unknown function): MRAHDRITFDPQILGGRACIRGMRISVSLLVNLVANGMPVEQILKEYPLLEADDIRQALQYAAVLTNEELHPLTSSPL, translated from the coding sequence ATGAGAGCGCATGATCGGATTACGTTCGATCCTCAGATTCTCGGGGGACGAGCTTGTATTCGCGGGATGCGGATAAGCGTGTCGTTACTCGTGAATCTGGTGGCCAATGGCATGCCTGTTGAACAGATCTTAAAAGAATACCCGCTACTCGAAGCAGATGATATCCGCCAAGCCCTTCAGTATGCCGCAGTACTCACCAACGAAGAACTCCATCCGTTGACCAGCAGCCCGTTGTGA
- a CDS encoding hypothetical protein (conserved protein of unknown function): MKCLADMGLALSTVQALRQCGHDIRHLSEEGLERLADPLILEKAEREERLIITCDLDFADLLALSARTLPSVILIRLQDQTPGSVIPRLVQVLSECHEALTNGAIVTIEETRYRLRRLPIEPSPH, encoded by the coding sequence GTGAAGTGTTTGGCCGATATGGGTCTGGCCCTCAGCACGGTCCAGGCCCTTCGTCAGTGCGGTCATGACATCCGACATTTGAGCGAAGAAGGGCTTGAGCGTTTGGCCGATCCGCTCATCCTCGAAAAGGCCGAACGGGAAGAGCGTCTGATTATCACGTGCGATCTCGACTTTGCCGATCTGCTGGCACTCAGTGCTCGTACCCTACCGAGTGTGATTCTTATCCGACTTCAGGACCAGACACCAGGCTCAGTGATCCCCCGGCTCGTGCAGGTACTCAGCGAATGCCACGAGGCCCTTACGAATGGTGCAATCGTCACCATTGAAGAAACCCGGTACCGATTACGACGTCTCCCGATCGAGCCTAGCCCACACTGA